The Nicotiana tabacum cultivar K326 chromosome 14, ASM71507v2, whole genome shotgun sequence genome contains a region encoding:
- the LOC107788628 gene encoding protein PLANT CADMIUM RESISTANCE 12-like, whose product MGENAEIISKGETSCIAATTIYYLLCSIGCQPGYGFLYRSRLRKLLGFPKEACKDNIVHTCCCFCALCQEHRELKLHGADPTIGWKANVENWKSQAVTVPPFFEPEMMR is encoded by the exons ATGGGGGAGAATGCTGAGATTATATCAAAAGGAGAAACAT cttGTATAGCAGCAACCACAATCTACTATTTGCTGTGCTCAATCGGCTGTCAACCTGGTTATGGATTTCTTTACAGATCGAGACTACGAAAACTGTTAGGTTTTCCAAAGGAAGCATGTAAAGATAATATTGTGCATACCTGCTGCTGTTTTTGTGCACTTTGCCAAGAACATAGAGAACTCAAACTACATGGAGCTGATCCCACCATTG GTTGGAAAGCAAATGTAGAGAATTGGAAAAGCCAAGCGGTCACTGTGCCTCCGTTCTTTGAACCGGAGATGATGCGTTAG